One Formosa sp. Hel3_A1_48 genomic window, ATTATTTAGTTCATCAAATTTCGTACCTAATACCGCATTGAATAAAATTAATTTTTGGCCATGAATACAATAAGGGCTATTGGCCATGGCTTGAAATTTTCCTTCTTCTAGATTAAAATACGTCAAATTCATCTTGTTCAATTCAGGAAAGAACCCTAAGTATTTTGTTAAACCCATAAGAAACTTGTGGTGAAAAATACTGCTGTGGTCTATCGTATCAAACCATAAAAATGTTGTCTCTATATACGAAAAAAGTGAAGGGTTAGCCTCCTCTTCCTTGAGAACAGCACTTAATATTTCAGCCAAGAATATCACAACGGTAGACTTTAATATTGCAGTGTGTAGAGATTGAAATGAATGTAGTAAGCGAATATTTTTAAAATAATGTAGATCTCTGCTGTTTTTGTAATCAAATTCAACTTGCAACATTGATAAAGGTTGAAAATATGCAGGCTTGAGTTTTCCTTTTTTAGACGAAAACGCATTTTTTACCACAAAACTTACAATGCCTTTAGCTTCCAAATAGCATTTGACAATAAGATCGTTGTCTTTGTATTTGAGCTTTGAAAGCACTATGGCCTTTGTCGAAATAATCATTGGCGTACAATCATGATTTTAACCACTTTAGTTTCAAAATTATCTAGGTCTGATATCAATACCACATATACCCCTGAAGCGACTGTATTATTTGCTAAATTTCTTCCATTCCAATACGCTGTACCTCCGTCGATTTCTAAATTATAGCCTTTGAAGCGTAGATTGGTATTGGATTCTGCCTCGGCTACCAAATTTCCAGTTACATCAGTTATTTTTATGTTAACATTTTCGCTTAGGTTTTTAATTTTTACTTTATCAACTGATAAATTAAACCCTGGACGTACTGGATTTGGATAAGCAAAAACATCTTCCAAAGAATCGGAAGGGCTAGAGCCCCCAGCTTTAAAAGAAACTAAACCTCTTGAAGTCCCAAAATATATGGTACCGTCATTTACATTTTGAGTCATTGTTATTACAGTGTTGGAGGGCAATGGAGAATTTTCTTTTGTGAAATGATAAATTGTTTTTTGGCCATCAGCACTCAAATAAAAAACACCTGCATCTGCCGTTGAAATCCATTTGTTGTTGGAGCCGTCAACAATGATTTCAGTGATGAATTGAAGCTCCAAAAGTTCTTTTGGGATTCCCTCTTCTAAAATTATAATCGGCTCTGTCCTTAAAACATCTTCTGTGAAAAAATTAGCCGTATTATACAAAATCCTCAACCCTTTGTACGTTCCAATCCAAAGCACATTGTTATTGTCTAAGGCTAGTGCCTTAATATGGTTTATGGGAAGGTTTGCAGTATCTTCACCCTTGACTTGTCGAATCAAATTTCCGTTTTCATTAAAGCCTATCACTCCATTGCTGTAACTTCCAACCCATTTAGTGCCGTTTGGTCCAATAACCAAAGCACCAAATCCATTTTCATCATAAATTGGGTCCTCGATGATAGCATCAAAGCTATAAGTCTGCCATTGATTTGTGGCAGGATTGTACTTTTTCAATGGTTTATCTACTAAGCTTGTAAGGCTCCAAAGGTAGCCCTGCTCATCAAACTGTAAGCCCGAAACTCGAATACTTTTATAATTTGGAGCACTAGCAAGTACTAAAGATTGTAAAGGGCTATTGGTGTCATCATAGAATTCCATGGATTCATTTTTATGAAAATCTAAGAGACCACTGTGAAACGAACTTATAAAAATCTGGTTGGCATTGACGGGGTTTACAGCAATTGCATTTAAATTATATATAGGTTTTTGAATTATTTCCTGAATACTGTCGTAAGGGATATTGTTCCATTTTTCATTTTCGTAATAACTAAATCCATGTGTTTTTAATGGGCTGGGGTTAAAATCCTGATCATAATCTCCATAAGTAACCCAAAGATTTTCAAAAGCGTATTTTAAAGCAAATGGAGTGTTGAGTAATGGCCCGTCTGGGCAAATTTCTTCAAAAGCATTAGGCATTTCTAAAGAAGACTTCAAAACCCCTAGGCTTTCTGAGCCAATAAACATTGTTTGATCAATGAATTGAGCTGTTGTAAAGTTAGTATCATATTGCGGCGAAGCCGAATAAGTAGTTTCGAGAATTAAGCCCGTTCGGTAATTAAATACATTGTCTTTAGTAATCACTTGCAAATTATCTCCACTAGAATTGAAATCAACGACAGTTTCAGAAAAAATTAATGACTGTTCTAGGTTAGAACCATCCAATCGATACAGTTTATTATCTGATTTTAAGGTGTAAAGATTATTATCAAGAGAATTTAGTGCCAAAAAGTTGCCAAAAAATAAAGTGTCCCAAAATTGAAAATCAACTAGATTTGGATTGTCTACATCTGCCGCTTTTAAACCGGAATCCGTGGCAGCATAGAGTACGTTATTAAAAACAAAAGTTTCATTAACCTGAACTTGCGAACCATTCGCGCCAATGTAAAAAGTGTCTCCAAACTCTAAAGTTCCTAAATCATAAATAGAAATGCCGTAGTTGGTTGCAATATATACAACATTGTTGGACTCGTAAAAATGATTTATCTGTTTATTATCCGGCGGGATGGTCGTTTTATTTAAAATATCTACAACTTTTAAAACCTCATTGGTAGATAGGTTAAAAACCTCAATGAGTCCTGTTCTGTATCCAATAATCAAAAGATCATAATCATTGCTAAAGTGAAAAGTTGTGATAAATTCTCCAGATAATCCGTCAATTGTAGTTAGGGTTTCTGTTTCGGTAGTCAGAAGATTATACGAAAACAAAGCATTTTCACTGGCAGCATATATTTTATCACCTCCAGATGCAAGAGCCTTAATATCCGTGTAAGAAAAAAATCCTTGCCAAGCCTCAATATTAGTAACTTGCCCAAATGATTGCTTTACAAGACATACAACTAAAATTATGAAGATTTGTGGTTTCAAAAATATAAATTTTATCAAATATATTTATATCTAACGACAAAACACGGTATTATTATGCATAAACAAAAAAAGCTTCTACGTTGTAGAAGCTTTTTAGTTTTGAAGTAAAGAAAATTAGACTACCCCTTGGGCCAGCATAGCATCGGCAACCTTAACAAAGCCCGCTATATTTGCTCCTTTTACATAATCTATATATCCCGTTTTTTCATCTTTTCCGTACTTGATACATTTGTCGTGTATATTGCCCATAATTTCTTTGAGCTTATCATCTACCTCTTTTCTTGTCCAATTATAGCGCAATGAATTTTGGGTCATTTCTAATCCAGAAGTAGCTACCCCGCCAGCGTTTGAAGCTTTCCCTGGTGCAAATAAAATTTTTGCTCTTTGAAATAGAACTATTGCTTCCTTTGTTGACGGCATATTAGCACCTTCGCTAACACAAACACAACCATTGTCGAGAAGTGTTTTGGCGTCGGATTCATCAAGTTCGTTTTGTGTTGCACAAGGTAGTGCTATGTCGCAGAGCTCGCCCCAAGGCGTTTTATTGGGAAAAAACCGGGCACTTGGATAAGCCTCCACATATGCGCTAATGCGTCCGCGTTTGTTGTTTTTGAGATCCATGACGTAGGCCAACTTTTCTTCATCAATTCCGTTGTCGTCTACAATATAGCCTGATGAATCTGAGAGTGTAATGACTTTACCTCCAAGTTGAAGAACTTTCTCTGCCGCAAATTGAGCTACATTTCCAGACCCTGATATTGTGACCGTTTTACCCTTAATATCATTGCCTTTAGTTTGCAACATTTTTTGTGCAAAATAAACAGTTCCATAACCTGTTGCTTCTGGTCGGATAAGAGATCCGCCCCAAGTTACCCCTTTGCCCGTGAGCACGCCTGTGAATTCATTTTTTAATTTTTTATACATCCCAAACAGAAACCCAATCTCGCGTCCACCTACACCAATATCCCCTGCTGGTATATCCGTATTTGGCCCAATATGACGGAATAATTCGCTCATAAAAGCATGGCAAAAACGCATAATCTCATTATCACTTTTACCTTTGGGATCAAAATCGCTTCCTCCTTTTCCACCACCCATTGGAAGGGTTGTCAAACTATTTTTAAACACTTGTTCAAAGGCCAAAAACTTTAGAATACTCATATTGACCGTAGGGTGAAAGCGCAAGCCTCCTTTATATGGGCCAATAGCCGAGTTCATCTGAATTCGGTATCCTCTATTGACTTGGATTTCCCCTGAGTCATCAACCCAGTTTACTCTAAACATCACTGCGCGCTCAGGTTCTACCATGCGCAAAAGAATATTCTTCCCATGATAAATATCGTGCTGTACAATATAAGGAATCACCGTTTCTGCAACCTCTTCAACAGCTTGCAAAAATTCTGGCTCAAGACCATTTCTTTGTCGCACTAAATCTAAAAATCCTTCAATTTTGTGTTTCATTTAATTTAGTTTTAAGTATACAAATTGTACTACAAATATAATATATCTTAAAAAATAAATTAATATTTTTTTGAATTCGTAATTTTAACTGCAAAACGTGTGCAAATATTGCGAATAATTCAAATATTTAAAACTTAATAGAATTAAATAAATCAATTATGCTCCATGCAGCGCTTGCCTGAGATCTTCGACAAGGTCTTGTTCGTCTTCAATTCCAACACTAAGCCGAATTAAAGAATCGACAACGCCTGTTTTTTCACGTTCCTCTTTCGGAATACTCGCATGTGTCATGCTCGCAGGATGTCCTGCCAAGGACTCTACACCCCCCAAAGACTCTGCTAGAGTAAAGACTTTAAGGCGTTCCACTACCTTGATCGCTTCTTCATAATTATTCCCTTTAGTGGTGAATGATAACATGCCACCAAAATCATTCATTTGATCTTTTGCAATATGATGGTTGGGGTGGGTTTCTAAACCTGGCCAATAAACATTTTCTACCTTGGAATGTTGTTGTAAAAACATGGCTACAGCACGTCCATTTTCACAATGGCGTTGCATACGAACATGCAATGTTTTTATTCCTCTTAATACCAAAAAACTATCTTGAGGACCACAAACGGCGCCACTTGCGTTTTGAATAAAGTACAATTGATCTGCTATACTTTTGTCCTTTACAGCCAAAGCACCCATGACTACATCACTATGCCCGCCAAGGTATTTTGTTGCAGAGTGCATGACAATGTCTGCGCCAAGATCTAAAGGCTGTTGAAGATAGGGTGTGGCAAAAGTATTGTCTACTGCCAATAAAATATTGTACTTTTTAGCTATGGAGGAAACTGCCTTGATATCAATAACATTAAGCATAGGGTTGGTAGGCGTCTCTACCCAAATCAACTTTGTTTTTGAGGTAATATTTTTTTCAATTTCACTAATGTTTTCCATTCCAACAAAATGAAATTTTATCTGAAACTTTTCAAATACTTTCGTGAATAGCCTATAGGTTCCTCCATATAGATCATTAGTAGAAATCACCTCATCACCTGGGCTTAAAAGCTTGATTATAGCGTCAATAGCTGCTAATCCTGAACCAAAAGCTAATCCATAATCCCCGTTTTCTATACTAGCAAAAGATTGTTCTAGCGCATGTCGGGTAGGGTTGTGGGTGCGAGAATATTCATACCCTTTATGTCCTCCTGGGGTCGTTTGCGCGTAGGTAGATGTTTGGTAAATCGGCGGCATTACAGAACCGTATGCTTTATCTGGAGCTTGACCTCCATGAATAGTTTTTGTGTTGAATTTCATTGTTTATTAATTTGAAATTTTATGGTATAATACTGTTTTTCATTGCTAATATATAGCCCAAATGAATGCCTTCGTGAAAATTATTAAATTCAATGGCTTCTTCTACATTAGTAAGAGTGCTTTTGGTTGAGACCGTGTAGGAGTTGTATGAGGTAAAGCGTCCTGCATCGTAATCCTTTTGAGTTTGTTCAATGGTTGAAAATAATAGCTTTTTTAGGTGCTCTACCTCATGTTGGGTAGCGTCGCGCTCTGTTTTGGTTCCTTTTCGAAAGGCATCTACTAAGTCCGAACCAATGAGCATAGGTACATCAGAAAGCTTATAGACTAGTAATTGCTGAGTGACCACCACATGAATAATATTCCAATATATTGAATTGCGGTATCCATCAGGAACTGTATTAAGCTGACTTAAACTAAAATCGACTAAAAACCGATGTAAAATTGCTCTGTTTTTTAGGGTAATATCAAAACTCCTATTCATAATTAAAATTAAATACTTCAGAAGTTAATTTAGAAATGATTTTCTTTGTAAAAGTAATGAAACAATCGCATGAAAAAAATCTATTACCTCAAAAGTTGCAATACATGTTTACGCATCCTAAAATCCTTGGCGCTTTCTGATAAGTTTGAGCTCCATGACTTCAAAGAAAACCCACTTATATCATCAGATTTAGAACATCTTAAAACACTTGCTGGCAGCTATGAAGCACTATTCAGTAGACGGGCAAAACTGTACGGAGAAATGGGCCTAAAAAATGAATCTCTTACAGAACGTGATTACAAGCACTATATCCTGAAACATTATACTTTTTTAAAACGCCCGATCTTGGTGATAGAACAGCAAATTTTTATTGGAAATAGTCCAAAAACTATTGCAGCCGCAAAATTAGCCCTTGCACATGAATAGCCGAGGCAATGCACTTGTTGCGCTTATTTTAGTGCAATTGTTTTATGGGGTGACATTTACTTTTGCCAACGACGTAATTGTAGGTGGATACATTATGCCTTTTGGGTTTATCCTGTTAAGAGTCACTTGTGCCGGCGTTTTATTTTGGTTATTTAGCCTTATGGTTCCTAGTAAAAAAATTGCGCGTAGTGATTTTCCAAAATTGCTTGCTGCTTCCTTTTTTGGTGTGGCTTTAAATATGTTGGCTTTTTTCAAGGGCCTTCAGTACACCACGCCCATCAATGGATCTGTAATCATGATTACTGTTCCTATTATTGTTTTGATATTATCCGCTATCATATTAAAAGAGCGCATTACAGGAT contains:
- a CDS encoding DinB family protein: MNRSFDITLKNRAILHRFLVDFSLSQLNTVPDGYRNSIYWNIIHVVVTQQLLVYKLSDVPMLIGSDLVDAFRKGTKTERDATQHEVEHLKKLLFSTIEQTQKDYDAGRFTSYNSYTVSTKSTLTNVEEAIEFNNFHEGIHLGYILAMKNSIIP
- the gdhA gene encoding NADP-specific glutamate dehydrogenase, giving the protein MKHKIEGFLDLVRQRNGLEPEFLQAVEEVAETVIPYIVQHDIYHGKNILLRMVEPERAVMFRVNWVDDSGEIQVNRGYRIQMNSAIGPYKGGLRFHPTVNMSILKFLAFEQVFKNSLTTLPMGGGKGGSDFDPKGKSDNEIMRFCHAFMSELFRHIGPNTDIPAGDIGVGGREIGFLFGMYKKLKNEFTGVLTGKGVTWGGSLIRPEATGYGTVYFAQKMLQTKGNDIKGKTVTISGSGNVAQFAAEKVLQLGGKVITLSDSSGYIVDDNGIDEEKLAYVMDLKNNKRGRISAYVEAYPSARFFPNKTPWGELCDIALPCATQNELDESDAKTLLDNGCVCVSEGANMPSTKEAIVLFQRAKILFAPGKASNAGGVATSGLEMTQNSLRYNWTRKEVDDKLKEIMGNIHDKCIKYGKDEKTGYIDYVKGANIAGFVKVADAMLAQGVV
- a CDS encoding arsenate reductase family protein is translated as MKKIYYLKSCNTCLRILKSLALSDKFELHDFKENPLISSDLEHLKTLAGSYEALFSRRAKLYGEMGLKNESLTERDYKHYILKHYTFLKRPILVIEQQIFIGNSPKTIAAAKLALAHE
- the recO gene encoding DNA repair protein RecO, translating into MIISTKAIVLSKLKYKDNDLIVKCYLEAKGIVSFVVKNAFSSKKGKLKPAYFQPLSMLQVEFDYKNSRDLHYFKNIRLLHSFQSLHTAILKSTVVIFLAEILSAVLKEEEANPSLFSYIETTFLWFDTIDHSSIFHHKFLMGLTKYLGFFPELNKMNLTYFNLEEGKFQAMANSPYCIHGQKLILFNAVLGTKFDELNNHPMHATEKQDLLNMILLYFKLHLQGFKPPKSLSILNQVFN
- the porZ gene encoding type IX secretion system anionic LPS delivery protein PorZ; protein product: MKPQIFIILVVCLVKQSFGQVTNIEAWQGFFSYTDIKALASGGDKIYAASENALFSYNLLTTETETLTTIDGLSGEFITTFHFSNDYDLLIIGYRTGLIEVFNLSTNEVLKVVDILNKTTIPPDNKQINHFYESNNVVYIATNYGISIYDLGTLEFGDTFYIGANGSQVQVNETFVFNNVLYAATDSGLKAADVDNPNLVDFQFWDTLFFGNFLALNSLDNNLYTLKSDNKLYRLDGSNLEQSLIFSETVVDFNSSGDNLQVITKDNVFNYRTGLILETTYSASPQYDTNFTTAQFIDQTMFIGSESLGVLKSSLEMPNAFEEICPDGPLLNTPFALKYAFENLWVTYGDYDQDFNPSPLKTHGFSYYENEKWNNIPYDSIQEIIQKPIYNLNAIAVNPVNANQIFISSFHSGLLDFHKNESMEFYDDTNSPLQSLVLASAPNYKSIRVSGLQFDEQGYLWSLTSLVDKPLKKYNPATNQWQTYSFDAIIEDPIYDENGFGALVIGPNGTKWVGSYSNGVIGFNENGNLIRQVKGEDTANLPINHIKALALDNNNVLWIGTYKGLRILYNTANFFTEDVLRTEPIIILEEGIPKELLELQFITEIIVDGSNNKWISTADAGVFYLSADGQKTIYHFTKENSPLPSNTVITMTQNVNDGTIYFGTSRGLVSFKAGGSSPSDSLEDVFAYPNPVRPGFNLSVDKVKIKNLSENVNIKITDVTGNLVAEAESNTNLRFKGYNLEIDGGTAYWNGRNLANNTVASGVYVVLISDLDNFETKVVKIMIVRQ
- a CDS encoding cystathionine gamma-synthase, translated to MKFNTKTIHGGQAPDKAYGSVMPPIYQTSTYAQTTPGGHKGYEYSRTHNPTRHALEQSFASIENGDYGLAFGSGLAAIDAIIKLLSPGDEVISTNDLYGGTYRLFTKVFEKFQIKFHFVGMENISEIEKNITSKTKLIWVETPTNPMLNVIDIKAVSSIAKKYNILLAVDNTFATPYLQQPLDLGADIVMHSATKYLGGHSDVVMGALAVKDKSIADQLYFIQNASGAVCGPQDSFLVLRGIKTLHVRMQRHCENGRAVAMFLQQHSKVENVYWPGLETHPNHHIAKDQMNDFGGMLSFTTKGNNYEEAIKVVERLKVFTLAESLGGVESLAGHPASMTHASIPKEEREKTGVVDSLIRLSVGIEDEQDLVEDLRQALHGA